The following are encoded together in the Branchiostoma floridae strain S238N-H82 unplaced genomic scaffold, Bfl_VNyyK Sc7u5tJ_1439, whole genome shotgun sequence genome:
- the LOC118407659 gene encoding acid-sensing ion channel 4-A-like, translating to MYNLSKGYLTDNFVFLTVYYEDFSYMKISQLKAMDGGQLGSNMGGMMGLFIGASVLTLVELTEYLVARFNRSWDRRKRPLSVRVQPAAGSEMREKKQPADSIVFHK from the exons ATGTACAACCTCAGCAAGGGATACCTCAC GGACAACTTTGTGTTCCTGACCGTCTATTACGAGGATTTCAGTTACATGAAGATCTCACAGCTAAAAGCGATGGACGGTGGACAGCTGGGAT CTAACATGGGAGGCATGATGGGGCTGTTCATCGGCGCCAGCGTGCTGACACTGGTGGAGCTCACCGAGTATCTGGTGGCTCGCTTCAACAGGTCCTGGGACAGAAGGAAGCGCCCTCTGTCTGTTCGGGTCCAACCTGCAGCGGGCTCGGAGATGAGAGAAAAGAAACAACCAGCtgattccattgtttttcaCAAGTAG